ttgtaatattagtaaacaaaatattttcagcactAAATGAAAGGAAAGCTGAAGTGAGAATTCAATTTGAGGACGTTCCCGGTGATATTTTTGATGGTAAAGCTAAACGAAACGAGCTTGTTATTAGGGTACAGCCAGGAGAGGCTTTGTATGTAAAACTTATGGTTAAAACGCCAGGAATGGCTTTTGATATGGAAGAAACAGAGCTTGACCTCACTTACGATCATCGATACGAGGTAATTACACTATTCATTGAATTCATGTATTTATACAAGTTGTATTATATTAGCATATCAAATTGCCTGATGCCTACGAACGTTTAATTCTTGACGTTTTTTGCGGCTCTCAAATGCACTTCGTCAGGTCTGATGAACTTAGCGAGGCATGGAGAATATTTACGCCTTTGCTTCATCAAATAGAAACTGAACTAATTCAACCCATTTCGTATATCTATGGTAGCCGAGGGCCTAAAGAGGCCGATGAGTTATTGAAGAAACATAATTACAATTATACAGGCTCTTACAAATGGTACAAATCCAACAAATGAAGAGGAATTTTGTAACAGGGTATATACAATCTTTATACATTCCccttttatgcatttttatattgaaaaattttactgttGTTAATGGTTTAGGTCTTTTACTTCCAAATATTGGGAgggttttaaatgaaaacacttcgttttgtttttggaggttttattttatgaactTAAGTTAGTTTAATCCCAATAATTCCTATAGTAGCATGTCCCAAAAATCCTAACCTCCTGAAATCatcgaatttattttagtAACAGAAAGCGCAAATAAGATTTAACAGCTTTTATTGTTACATAGCCTTAACATCGGTCAGTCAGTAGACGGTCTTATCGTAGACACTCAAAGCCAATTTATTAACTCCCATATTTATAACTCTAgaattttctttggaaaatatGTGTTATTTTTGAGAAGTTGAAAGAAAGGAAAGTTCTTGTTAAATTGTTGGCGTTAAGCGGATAAATACTTTCACATCGAATATTTACGctgcaaatataaattaaaaacaagagGCAGTTGTACTgtcattttcttttcgttttaTCCTCTAACTTTTCGCCCCTGGTAATCTCACTTTTTAACTATATGATTAAGCCACATCTGCCTACCaggtttaataattatttgagtCCTAAGGCATCTATGATGTTTTGATTGTTAAGGCGTGTTATTGAACTAATATTGTGTTATCAATCTTTATATGGTTAATGTAATTGGCGATCTGAGCAGTTTGTTGCAGAAAGTATTAATATATATAGGAATATAATACATTATGATAATAATAaggaaacacatttttttaaatatatttattttatgaaagatCAATCACTTACATTTAGAAAATGGACGGAGTCTTTTCATATATATCACACCACAACCGGTAAAGTCTTTTGAGTGGAGAACTTGACAAAgaattacttaaataatataagttacgttttaacaaaaaacctGCGCTTTACACATTACCGTTTGGACAAGGAATTTGCCAAATTGCTGATAGTTTGAGAgcatgtaaataataaaaaccggCCGCGTGAAATATAAACTAGGTCACAGAAAATTGGGCAATACAATACCTAATTTGGAAGTAATACAAATAGGGTATTAGAGACGTTTTGAACATGTTTAGAGTGACTCGTATATCGAGTTGCTGTAGTTGGTTTCGTGTTCGATTTTCTGCGATCTAATTTACCTTCCACTTCACGgctttttattttctacatgCTATTACTTTGTTTTTGAACCTAGATAAATGTTCCTTACAACGAGTTCGATACCATGATTAGAAACACTCTGCGTTTACGGACGTTATACATAGTTTGCGAGAATCGTCAATCTATCCAGGACCGATCACGAATTGCCTGTCGAAGCAAACTCATGAGTAATTGTAATCctaataaaattctttctcAAAAATATCTGATTGATAAACTACCTACATACACTCGATTCTATACTTTGATGGCTCTACTATTATTCTCAACATTATCATGAGTATAAACAAagttaattacatttttgttcCCAAAATCAGGAACCTTAACTCCTCTAAAGATTTGGCagtcataaaaatatataaatctcAAATAGATACCACAGAATGATGCACAAACATGAGTGTAGATACATATTTGTCTTGATATACTGTTTGTTTATGCACCAATATTAAAAGCTCAGATTTAAAAACACTATCAAGTCCACATTTCTAAAAAGCAACTAATCATATGAGTAAGATGTTCGGGAGATTCAAGCATCGCCATGTATCCTGCATCTGGTATTAACTCCAGAAATGATCGTGGAATTgtctaaaacaaattttgaccTGCAGTGTCAATTGAAAACTTGAACGGTAATTTATTCAAGTAGCTTGACATCACTTTAAAGGTATCAAATGACCAAGAAAATTATAGTTTAGTATTTAAATACCGATCTCTAAtctcaatttttatatttatatcacACTTGTGGGAACATTGAATAAGTTCTTTCCTTACCCTTTCCATCTCACATTCTTGGACTAACGTCACACTTTTGTCTTGTAAACCATGTACAAGCAAAGTAGGGGCTAGGATTCGTCTATGGAATGATGCATCTCCCTCTGGCCAATACTGCCCTTGAATTAAGAACTCTCGCAAGTGTGGTGGCACTGTAGATTCTTCCTCaaaaaacttgaagtttttGCCTCGTGAGGAGTAAAAGAAACTTCTAAGAGATATACTAATGATTCTCCTAttacaaaaagttattaataatttacctCTTCAAACCACAATACATAAATGGATAACATAAATTGTGTGCCCACCCATATGGAGATATATCATTCATATCAGCAGGTGGTGCTAAGGGCGTTGGACCTCCTccactaattaaaattaattgtgcTATTCTTGTTGCTCTATTAGGATATAAGGCTGTAATAAGACTGCATCTGCAATTTACAAGCTGTTATTTGGAATGCAATTAACTAATGTATGTTGCATACCCATAAGAATGACCAATAAGGATACATTTCCTCTTATCAtcctttttcataaaataatcaaacacTGACATAATTTGGCTTAAAATGTTTGTGAACTGATACAAACTAGCTTTATTAGGAGCTGAACTAAAGCCATGCCCAAGTAAATCAGGTGCAACAACTTCAAAACCATTAAAAGAAAGATTGTGCATAAGTATATTCCAAATGTCAGCTGTTGTTCCCAAGCCATGAATTAACATTATCAGAGGTTTAAGCCTATTATGAACACATCTCTTTAGGTTTGAGGGACTAGAAGTTCtggatatttttccatttgatTTTCTGAGGTGACTTCTATGTGCAAATGCAGAATCTATTTCTGATTTTTCATATGCAAAATTATCGACTCCTTCGGAATGGCCGTTTTTCAAACATTCATTAAAGGCCTCATTTAATGAATGTTCTACTAACTGCTCcgcaaatttttctaatttttctattgtaCTGTTTTCAGATGCTATATGTAtgctaaaaatttatatatatggttttgataatgaaaaatgtgtaaaaatatGGATGTGACTTACCTCCCATTATCAAAAGGAATGTGTTTTTGAAGTGATGATCcattaaagttatttgaatTCCTATGTGATCTCCTGATTGAACTTCTGAATGAACAACTGCAAAAGGTATTCCTCAAAGGTTTATTCTTCATGAACCAATATTCATCAGATACAGAGCTTCTTTTTGAGGCATCTTGAGTCATTAGTAATGATTGCCTTACTTTCTCTGGGGTCAGATGTATTACTCGAATTTTAATCTTCGATTCAATTGAAATGATCTCACTGTCCTTTGGGGGTATTGGATCAGA
This region of Euwallacea fornicatus isolate EFF26 chromosome 3, ASM4011564v1, whole genome shotgun sequence genomic DNA includes:
- the LOC136350524 gene encoding protein ABHD8-like — translated: MEEASSSTKGCLPKVANTWRAVFGALTSVNRIHPSDPIPPKDSEIISIESKIKIRVIHLTPEKVRQSLLMTQDASKRSSVSDEYWFMKNKPLRNTFCSCSFRSSIRRSHRNSNNFNGSSLQKHIPFDNGSIHIASENSTIEKLEKFAEQLVEHSLNEAFNECLKNGHSEGVDNFAYEKSEIDSAFAHRSHLRKSNGKISRTSSPSNLKRCVHNRLKPLIMLIHGLGTTADIWNILMHNLSFNGFEVVAPDLLGHGFSSAPNKASLYQFTNILSQIMSVFDYFMKKDDKRKCILIGHSYGCSLITALYPNRATRIAQLILISGGGPTPLAPPADMNDISPYGWAHNLCYPFMYCGLKRSFFYSSRGKNFKFFEEESTVPPHLREFLIQGQYWPEGDASFHRRILAPTLLVHGLQDKSVTLVQECEMERTIPRSFLELIPDAGYMAMLESPEHLTHMISCFLEMWT